A region of Selenomonadales bacterium 4137-cl DNA encodes the following proteins:
- a CDS encoding LytTR family DNA-binding domain-containing protein encodes MTAAIIRAMVIDDEEPARSELRYLLEQHPDVCIVYETGTFQDALAALRQTRPHLVFLDIEMPGMNGIILAEKIQEILQPLIVFATAHEEFAHKAFELNAADYLLKPFAPKRVAQCIEKVRSLLSTRAPVPVIGKTGGDLPHPGACRQKLAIEQNGKAQIINTADIIAATSSEGQITIYCAAKTYQVNMTLQDLQARLDESQFFRSHRGYLVNIEKIREVIPWFNGTYNLVMDGLASVEIPVSRQQAPKLKKMFGL; translated from the coding sequence ATGACGGCAGCCATCATCCGCGCCATGGTCATCGACGACGAAGAACCGGCCCGCAGTGAACTCCGTTACCTCCTCGAACAACACCCCGACGTTTGCATCGTTTACGAAACCGGCACCTTCCAGGACGCTCTCGCCGCCCTTCGCCAGACCAGACCTCATCTAGTCTTTCTTGATATCGAAATGCCGGGTATGAACGGCATCATCCTCGCCGAGAAAATTCAGGAAATCCTTCAGCCCCTGATCGTATTCGCCACCGCCCACGAGGAATTCGCGCACAAAGCCTTCGAACTCAACGCCGCCGACTACCTGCTCAAACCGTTCGCCCCCAAACGCGTCGCCCAATGCATCGAAAAAGTGCGTTCCCTGCTCAGCACCCGCGCCCCCGTCCCGGTCATCGGCAAAACCGGCGGCGATTTACCCCACCCCGGCGCGTGCCGGCAAAAGCTCGCCATCGAGCAGAACGGCAAAGCCCAAATCATCAACACCGCCGACATAATTGCCGCCACCAGCTCAGAAGGCCAGATAACGATCTACTGCGCCGCCAAAACCTATCAAGTCAACATGACCCTTCAGGATCTTCAGGCTAGGCTTGACGAAAGCCAGTTCTTCCGCAGCCATCGCGGTTACCTTGTCAACATCGAAAAAATCCGCGAAGTCATCCCCTGGTTCAACGGCACCTACAACCTCGTCATGGACGGCCTGGCGAGCGTAGAAATTCCCGTAAGCCGCCAACAGGCGCCTAAATTGAAAAAAATGTTCGGATTGTAA
- a CDS encoding carbon starvation protein A, which yields MTLFLIAVVIFVVAYKTYGAYQKKIYELDDTRETPAQCMFDGMDYCPAHPAVLLGHHFSSIAGAGPIVGPIAASAMFGWLPAYIWVLIGSVFFGGVHDMGAVVASIRHRGMSIGEVVSQWIGKKGKRLFLCFTWLALTLVIAVFLELAAQTFAADPAVAFSGILYILLAMIFGVAIYRFGISLKVASIIMVPIILGAVFFGSYNPWVQSAFKLGIDTWRWILVVYIFGASVLPVWLLLQPRDYLASYLLYFSLFIGAVGMLFGSQFDIKLPAFKGFTNAGGEFLWPLLFVTVACGAISGFHSLVGSGTTSKQLRRESDAVAIGYGSMLVEGLVAVIAIGTIMIAGGMLKGGPTVVYGAGLGKFSALIGIDPRVGTSLGLLALNSFILTSLDTATRLARYQLQEFFDMKLDRYTATAIGVAVAIGLIFWKTGNTPAWKLIWPVFGASNQLVAALSLMTIGVWVMKGLKKSANFVMIPMVFMLVTTVAALFLLIKANLTNPIICGISVLLLVLSILLVKETWSVLSKKDEIPTKQA from the coding sequence ATGACGTTATTCCTCATCGCCGTTGTCATTTTCGTCGTGGCCTACAAAACTTACGGGGCCTATCAGAAAAAAATCTACGAACTTGACGACACCCGGGAAACTCCGGCCCAATGCATGTTCGACGGAATGGACTACTGTCCGGCCCATCCGGCGGTGCTCCTGGGGCACCACTTCTCGTCCATCGCCGGCGCCGGCCCGATCGTCGGTCCGATCGCCGCATCCGCGATGTTCGGCTGGCTGCCCGCCTACATCTGGGTCCTCATTGGCTCGGTGTTCTTCGGCGGCGTCCACGATATGGGCGCGGTAGTGGCCTCCATCAGGCACCGCGGCATGTCCATCGGCGAGGTCGTTTCCCAATGGATAGGCAAGAAAGGCAAGCGCCTGTTCCTGTGCTTCACCTGGCTGGCGCTCACCCTTGTCATTGCCGTCTTCCTCGAACTGGCGGCCCAGACCTTTGCCGCCGACCCCGCCGTCGCCTTCTCCGGCATTTTATACATTTTACTGGCGATGATCTTCGGCGTCGCCATCTACCGCTTCGGCATTTCCCTCAAAGTGGCGTCCATCATCATGGTGCCGATTATCCTCGGAGCGGTCTTCTTCGGTTCTTACAACCCCTGGGTCCAGTCCGCTTTCAAACTGGGCATCGACACCTGGCGCTGGATCCTCGTCGTCTACATCTTCGGCGCCTCCGTCCTGCCGGTATGGCTTCTCCTGCAGCCCCGCGACTATCTGGCCTCTTATCTGCTCTACTTCTCGCTCTTCATCGGCGCTGTCGGCATGCTGTTCGGTTCCCAGTTCGACATCAAACTGCCCGCATTCAAGGGCTTCACCAACGCCGGCGGCGAATTCCTCTGGCCGTTGCTGTTCGTAACCGTGGCCTGCGGCGCCATCTCCGGCTTCCACTCCCTCGTAGGCAGCGGCACCACATCGAAACAGCTTCGCAGAGAGAGTGACGCTGTCGCTATCGGCTACGGCTCGATGCTTGTGGAAGGCCTCGTGGCCGTCATCGCCATCGGCACCATCATGATCGCCGGCGGGATGCTCAAAGGCGGCCCCACCGTCGTATACGGCGCCGGCCTCGGCAAATTCTCCGCCCTCATCGGCATCGACCCCCGGGTCGGCACCTCGCTCGGCCTGCTGGCCCTCAACTCCTTCATTCTCACCTCGCTTGACACCGCGACCCGTCTGGCGCGCTACCAGCTTCAGGAGTTCTTCGACATGAAGCTCGACCGCTACACCGCCACCGCCATCGGCGTCGCCGTGGCCATCGGCCTGATCTTCTGGAAGACCGGCAACACGCCGGCCTGGAAGCTCATCTGGCCGGTGTTCGGCGCCTCCAACCAGCTCGTCGCCGCGCTGTCGCTCATGACAATCGGCGTCTGGGTGATGAAAGGGCTCAAGAAATCGGCCAACTTCGTCATGATCCCGATGGTATTCATGCTCGTCACCACTGTTGCCGCCCTGTTCCTGCTCATCAAGGCCAACCTGACCAACCCCATCATCTGCGGCATCAGCGTCCTGCTCCTCGTGCTGTCCATCCTGCTCGTCAAAGAAACGTGGTCTGTGCTGTCGAAGAAAGACGAGATACCTACTAAGCAAGCCTAA
- a CDS encoding carbon starvation protein A — MTLFLIAVVVFVVAYKTYGAYQKKIYELDDTRETPAQCMFDGMDYCPAHPAVLLGHHFSSIAGAGPIVGPIAASAMFGWLPAYIWVLVGSVFFGGVHDMGAVVASIRHRGLSIGEVVSQWIGKKGKRLFLCFTWLALTLVIAVFLELAAQTFAADPAVAFSGILYIFLAMIFGVAIYRYGVSLKVASVIMVPIILGAVFFGSYNPWVQSAFKMGIDTWRWILVVYIFAASVLPVWLLLQPRDYLASYLLYFSLFIGAVGMLFGSQFDVKLPAFTGFTNAGGEFLWPLLFVTVACGAISGFHALVGSGTTAKQLRKESDAVLIGYGSMLTEGLVAVIAIGTIMIAGGMLKGGPTVVYGAGLGKFSALIGIDPRVGTSLGLLALNSFILTSLDTATRLARYQLQEFFDMKLDRYTATAIGVAVAMGLIFWKTGNKPVWLLIWPVFGASNQLVAALSLMTVGVWVMKGLKKSANFVMIPMVFMLVTTVAALFLLIKANLTNPIICGISVLLLVLAVLLVKETWSVLSKKDQTPTTPA, encoded by the coding sequence ATGACGTTATTCCTTATCGCCGTTGTCGTTTTCGTCGTGGCCTACAAAACTTACGGGGCCTATCAGAAAAAAATCTACGAACTTGACGACACCCGGGAAACTCCGGCCCAATGCATGTTCGACGGAATGGACTACTGTCCGGCCCATCCGGCGGTGCTCCTGGGGCACCACTTCTCGTCCATCGCCGGCGCCGGCCCGATCGTCGGTCCGATCGCCGCATCCGCGATGTTCGGCTGGCTGCCCGCCTACATCTGGGTGCTAGTCGGCTCGGTGTTCTTCGGCGGCGTCCACGACATGGGCGCGGTCGTGGCCTCCATCAGGCACCGCGGGTTGTCCATCGGTGAGGTCGTTTCCCAATGGATAGGCAAAAAAGGCAAGCGCCTGTTCCTGTGCTTCACCTGGCTGGCGCTCACCCTTGTCATCGCCGTCTTCCTCGAACTGGCGGCCCAGACCTTTGCTGCCGACCCCGCCGTCGCTTTCTCCGGCATTTTATACATTTTCTTGGCTATGATTTTCGGCGTCGCCATCTACCGTTACGGAGTCTCCCTCAAAGTAGCGTCCGTCATCATGGTGCCGATTATCCTCGGAGCGGTCTTCTTCGGTTCTTACAACCCCTGGGTCCAGTCCGCTTTCAAAATGGGTATCGACACCTGGCGCTGGATTCTCGTCGTCTATATCTTCGCAGCCTCCGTCCTGCCGGTATGGCTTCTCCTGCAGCCCCGCGACTATCTGGCCTCTTATCTGCTCTACTTCTCGCTCTTCATCGGCGCTGTCGGCATGCTGTTCGGTTCCCAGTTCGACGTCAAGCTGCCTGCTTTCACCGGCTTCACCAACGCTGGCGGCGAGTTCCTCTGGCCGTTGCTGTTCGTAACCGTGGCCTGCGGCGCCATCTCCGGCTTCCATGCCCTGGTTGGCAGCGGCACCACGGCTAAACAGCTCCGCAAAGAGAGCGACGCCGTCCTCATCGGCTATGGCTCGATGCTCACCGAAGGCCTCGTGGCCGTCATCGCCATCGGCACCATCATGATCGCCGGCGGGATGCTCAAAGGCGGCCCCACCGTCGTATACGGCGCCGGCCTCGGCAAATTCTCCGCCCTCATCGGCATCGACCCCCGGGTTGGCACCTCGCTCGGCCTGCTGGCCCTCAACTCCTTCATCCTCACCTCGCTCGACACCGCGACCCGTCTGGCGCGCTACCAGCTTCAGGAGTTCTTCGACATGAAACTCGACCGCTACACCGCCACCGCCATCGGCGTCGCCGTGGCCATGGGCCTGATCTTCTGGAAGACCGGCAACAAGCCTGTCTGGCTCCTTATCTGGCCGGTATTCGGCGCCTCCAACCAGCTCGTCGCCGCGCTGTCGCTCATGACCGTAGGCGTCTGGGTGATGAAAGGGCTCAAGAAATCGGCCAACTTCGTCATGATCCCGATGGTATTCATGCTCGTCACCACTGTTGCCGCCCTGTTCCTGCTCATCAAGGCCAACCTGACCAACCCCATCATCTGCGGCATCAGCGTCCTGCTCCTCGTGCTGGCGGTCCTGCTCGTCAAAGAGACGTGGTCCGTCCTGTCGAAGAAGGACCAGACACCGACTACCCCCGCCTAA
- a CDS encoding carbon starvation protein A translates to MNSIWLLIAAACAFVLAYRYYGAFIAAKVLMLNDANVTPSHRCNDGREYVPTNKWVLFGHHFAAIAGAGPLVGPVLASQYGWGPGFAWILLGSIFAGAVHDFIILFASVRHNGQGLATIARKEVGPITGFTTSIAILFIIVLAMAGLGIVVVFAMMKNPWGAFTLFMTIPIAIVIGLYMFKIAPGSIRSGSVVGFLLVLGAVFAGHWVMPGQAWGGLAPYFTLTREQVSIALPVYGFIAAVLPVWLLLAPRDYLSSYMKIGTVLALALGILIVQPTVNMPITTPFTAGGGPIIPGPVWPFVFITIACGAISGFHALISSGTTPKMIEMESQAMFIGYGSMLVEGFVAMMALISAVVMYPGDFFAINTLAPVYAKVQAIFPTVEIKQLEELVGIQVMHRPGGAVSLAVGMAHIFSSIGGMKSLMSYWYQFALMFEALFILTTIDAGTRVGRYILQDVLGTYVYPPLKETGWWPGIFFTGALVSLSWGYLLYTGNVSTIWPMFGVANQLLAVIALALGTTIILKLAKNKTYALITIAPLAFLSVTVISAGAMNIGNYLKLGTFNGNLMAALSIVLIVMVAIIILDSLRVWLRLFGTAKPEGMNTDTPVVCQFGETRPNIPS, encoded by the coding sequence ATCAACTCGATCTGGCTGCTCATCGCGGCAGCCTGTGCCTTCGTACTAGCGTATCGCTACTACGGCGCCTTCATCGCCGCGAAGGTGCTCATGCTCAACGATGCCAACGTCACGCCGTCCCATCGCTGCAACGACGGTCGCGAGTATGTGCCGACCAACAAATGGGTCTTATTCGGTCATCATTTTGCCGCCATCGCCGGCGCCGGCCCGCTTGTGGGTCCGGTGCTCGCCTCCCAGTACGGCTGGGGGCCCGGCTTCGCCTGGATTCTGCTGGGCTCGATCTTTGCCGGCGCCGTCCACGACTTTATCATACTCTTCGCGTCGGTGCGTCACAACGGCCAGGGCCTGGCTACCATCGCCCGCAAAGAGGTCGGCCCCATCACCGGCTTCACCACCTCGATCGCCATCCTCTTCATCATCGTCCTCGCCATGGCCGGCCTGGGCATCGTCGTCGTCTTCGCGATGATGAAAAACCCATGGGGCGCCTTCACCCTCTTCATGACCATCCCCATCGCCATCGTCATCGGCCTCTACATGTTCAAAATCGCCCCCGGCTCGATCCGCTCGGGATCAGTCGTCGGCTTCCTGCTCGTCCTCGGCGCCGTCTTTGCCGGTCACTGGGTAATGCCTGGACAGGCCTGGGGAGGACTGGCCCCCTACTTCACCCTCACCCGCGAGCAGGTCTCCATCGCCCTGCCGGTTTACGGCTTCATCGCCGCCGTCCTGCCGGTATGGCTGCTCCTCGCCCCGCGCGATTATCTCAGCTCCTATATGAAGATCGGCACCGTCCTCGCGCTGGCACTCGGCATCCTCATCGTCCAGCCGACCGTCAACATGCCGATCACCACCCCCTTCACCGCCGGCGGCGGCCCCATCATCCCCGGCCCCGTCTGGCCGTTCGTCTTCATCACCATCGCCTGCGGCGCTATCTCCGGCTTCCACGCCCTCATCAGCTCGGGCACCACGCCCAAGATGATCGAGATGGAAAGCCAGGCCATGTTCATCGGCTACGGCAGCATGCTTGTTGAAGGCTTCGTTGCAATGATGGCCCTGATTTCCGCCGTCGTAATGTATCCCGGCGACTTCTTCGCCATCAATACCCTTGCCCCCGTTTACGCCAAGGTGCAGGCCATCTTCCCGACCGTCGAGATCAAACAACTTGAGGAACTCGTCGGCATCCAGGTCATGCATCGCCCCGGCGGCGCCGTTTCCTTAGCCGTCGGCATGGCCCACATCTTCTCGAGCATCGGCGGCATGAAGAGCCTCATGAGCTACTGGTACCAGTTCGCTCTCATGTTCGAGGCCCTCTTCATCCTCACAACCATCGACGCCGGCACCCGCGTAGGCCGATACATCCTCCAGGACGTTCTCGGCACCTATGTCTACCCGCCTCTCAAGGAAACCGGCTGGTGGCCCGGCATCTTCTTTACCGGCGCCCTCGTAAGCCTAAGCTGGGGCTACCTCCTCTACACCGGCAACGTAAGCACCATCTGGCCGATGTTTGGGGTCGCAAATCAGCTTCTGGCTGTCATCGCCCTGGCCCTCGGCACAACCATCATCCTCAAACTTGCCAAAAACAAGACCTATGCCTTGATTACCATCGCGCCGCTGGCTTTCCTGTCCGTCACCGTAATTTCGGCCGGCGCCATGAACATCGGCAACTACCTCAAACTGGGAACCTTCAATGGCAACCTCATGGCGGCCCTCAGCATCGTTCTCATCGTCATGGTCGCCATTATCATTCTCGACTCCCTCCGCGTTTGGCTGCGTCTCTTCGGCACCGCCAAGCCGGAAGGCATGAACACCGATACTCCGGTTGTATGTCAGTTCGGCGAAACGCGGCCCAATATCCCCAGCTAA
- a CDS encoding bifunctional 4-hydroxy-3-methylbut-2-enyl diphosphate reductase/30S ribosomal protein S1: MKILLAEHRGFCYGVERAVAMARGCADRPGKAATLGPIIHNPQLVARLAAEGVGTVDNLDDIKGDTVIIRSHGAPPETYRQAAAKNLTVVDATCPHVRKAQTAARDLREKGYRVAVVGERGHPEVNSIVAWAGDGTVVIETEEEAAGLPAVPRLGIVSQTTFPPGRFDGIVDILKTGAADIQVNKTICTATEQRQQAAVDLAARVDVMVVVGGRGSANTTRLAQLCQEAGSRVYHIETAAELDPEWFRGAEAAGITAGASTPEWVIEEVYRKMQEFDQAMEQEIRQIEKGSIVKGKVVRVSDDEVFVDIGYKAEGVIPLAELAFPQPAKAEEAVKEGDEIDVCVLDDDSSEGAIKLSKVRADSVIAWDKLENAQNSHQPVEGKVTEAVKGGLSVAVFGVRGFIPASQADLRYVEDLSIFAGQTLSVLPIEVDREKKRVVLSRRAVLEEERRRSEAEAFARFQPGQTVHGTVRRLADFGAFVDIGGVDGLIHISDLSWHRVKTASEIVNVGDEVDVVILKLDPATRKISLSLKASQRDPWFDVAETLVVGSVVAGKVTKTSKFGAFVEVAPGVEGLVHISELDDRRVEKAEEVVTAGQEVNVKILGVDKKAKRISLSIAQAKQDRDRAEYSHYIQDSGKGLGFTIGDKLGHLFKRED; the protein is encoded by the coding sequence GTGAAGATCCTGCTTGCCGAACACCGCGGCTTCTGCTACGGCGTCGAGCGGGCCGTCGCCATGGCCCGCGGCTGTGCCGACCGGCCGGGCAAAGCCGCCACCCTCGGCCCCATCATCCACAACCCCCAGCTTGTCGCCCGGCTGGCAGCCGAGGGCGTCGGCACCGTCGACAACCTCGACGACATAAAAGGGGACACCGTTATCATCCGCTCTCACGGCGCCCCTCCGGAAACTTATCGCCAGGCGGCCGCCAAAAACCTCACCGTCGTCGACGCCACCTGCCCCCACGTCAGAAAGGCCCAGACGGCTGCCCGCGATCTCCGGGAAAAAGGCTACAGAGTGGCCGTGGTGGGGGAGAGGGGTCACCCCGAAGTTAACAGCATCGTCGCCTGGGCAGGCGACGGCACGGTCGTCATCGAAACCGAGGAAGAAGCGGCCGGCTTGCCGGCGGTTCCGCGCCTGGGAATAGTATCCCAGACCACCTTTCCGCCCGGCCGGTTCGACGGCATCGTCGACATCCTGAAAACCGGAGCCGCCGACATCCAGGTGAACAAAACCATCTGCACCGCCACCGAACAGCGCCAGCAGGCGGCCGTGGACCTTGCGGCCCGCGTGGACGTCATGGTAGTCGTCGGCGGGCGCGGCAGCGCCAACACCACCCGCCTCGCCCAACTATGCCAAGAGGCAGGCAGCAGGGTGTATCACATAGAAACAGCAGCTGAACTGGACCCCGAGTGGTTCAGGGGAGCGGAGGCGGCTGGCATAACCGCCGGCGCATCCACCCCCGAATGGGTTATTGAGGAGGTATATCGGAAAATGCAAGAGTTCGATCAAGCAATGGAGCAAGAAATCCGCCAGATTGAGAAGGGCAGCATCGTCAAAGGGAAAGTGGTAAGGGTCAGCGACGACGAAGTATTCGTCGACATCGGCTATAAAGCCGAAGGCGTCATCCCGCTCGCCGAGCTCGCCTTCCCGCAGCCCGCCAAAGCGGAAGAAGCCGTCAAAGAAGGCGACGAAATCGACGTCTGCGTCCTCGACGACGACAGCAGCGAAGGAGCCATTAAACTCTCCAAAGTCCGCGCCGACAGCGTCATCGCCTGGGATAAACTGGAAAATGCCCAAAATTCACATCAACCGGTCGAAGGTAAAGTAACTGAAGCTGTGAAAGGCGGTCTATCGGTGGCCGTTTTCGGCGTGCGGGGCTTTATTCCCGCCTCCCAGGCCGACTTGCGGTATGTCGAGGACCTCAGTATATTTGCCGGACAGACCCTTTCTGTTTTGCCGATCGAAGTAGACAGGGAGAAAAAGCGGGTCGTTCTTTCCCGGCGCGCCGTTCTCGAGGAAGAGCGCCGCCGCAGCGAAGCGGAAGCCTTCGCCCGCTTCCAGCCCGGACAGACCGTCCACGGCACGGTTCGCCGCCTCGCCGACTTCGGCGCCTTCGTGGATATTGGCGGCGTCGACGGGCTGATCCATATCTCCGACCTTTCCTGGCACAGGGTCAAAACAGCCTCTGAAATCGTCAACGTCGGCGACGAAGTCGATGTCGTCATCCTGAAGCTCGACCCGGCGACCAGGAAAATTTCCCTCAGTCTCAAGGCCTCGCAGCGCGATCCCTGGTTCGACGTCGCCGAAACCCTCGTCGTCGGCAGCGTTGTCGCCGGCAAAGTAACCAAAACTTCCAAATTCGGCGCCTTCGTCGAAGTAGCCCCGGGCGTCGAAGGCCTTGTCCATATTTCCGAACTCGACGACCGCCGGGTCGAAAAGGCTGAAGAAGTGGTAACCGCCGGCCAGGAAGTCAACGTCAAAATTCTCGGCGTGGACAAAAAGGCCAAGCGCATTTCCCTCAGCATCGCCCAGGCCAAGCAAGATCGCGACCGGGCAGAATACAGCCACTACATCCAAGACAGCGGCAAGGGGCTGGGCTTCACCATCGGCGACAAGCTCGGCCATCTCTTCAAACGAGAAGACTGA
- the fni gene encoding type 2 isopentenyl-diphosphate Delta-isomerase, translating to MRQSRKLDHLKYSLALTDGPAANGFADFSLVHNCLPGLAFSTIELATTVAGVSLRHPVIINAITGGAADVTAINAQLAELARRTGAAMAVGSQYAALENPAVSESYQVVRSVNPDGVLFANLGAHATPDQAVRAVSMIGADAIQIHLNAAQELAMPEGDRDFGGYLENIAAIVAVSPVPVIVKEVGSGVAREQATALVAAGVKAIDTGGAGGTNFVAIEAARGSAELPAETLAWGIPTAVSAVEVVSVLPPSVDLIVSGGIRSPLDAVKALALGGRAVAIATPAIRLLRERGLREAVAWFESFLSEIRRYMLLVGAGEIANLADVPVVITGKSREWLTQRGIDTTCFARRTRC from the coding sequence GTGCGCCAATCGCGCAAACTCGACCATCTCAAATATTCCCTTGCACTTACTGACGGACCTGCGGCAAACGGGTTCGCCGATTTCTCCCTCGTCCACAACTGTCTGCCGGGGCTGGCTTTTTCGACCATCGAGCTGGCCACGACAGTCGCCGGCGTCTCCCTGCGCCATCCCGTAATCATCAACGCCATCACCGGCGGCGCCGCCGACGTCACCGCCATCAACGCGCAGCTCGCCGAGCTGGCCAGGAGAACCGGCGCCGCCATGGCCGTCGGCTCCCAGTACGCCGCTCTCGAAAACCCGGCGGTAAGCGAATCCTATCAGGTCGTCCGTTCCGTCAATCCCGACGGCGTACTGTTCGCCAATCTCGGCGCCCATGCCACCCCGGACCAGGCTGTCCGGGCTGTGTCTATGATCGGTGCCGACGCCATCCAGATTCATCTCAACGCCGCCCAGGAACTCGCCATGCCCGAAGGCGACCGCGACTTCGGCGGCTACCTCGAAAACATCGCCGCCATAGTAGCTGTCAGCCCAGTACCCGTCATCGTCAAAGAAGTCGGTTCCGGTGTCGCCCGCGAGCAGGCCACCGCTCTCGTGGCTGCCGGCGTAAAAGCTATCGATACCGGCGGCGCGGGAGGCACAAACTTCGTCGCCATCGAAGCTGCCCGCGGTTCGGCTGAGTTGCCGGCCGAAACCCTCGCCTGGGGGATACCGACCGCCGTCAGCGCCGTTGAAGTTGTTTCCGTTCTCCCTCCATCCGTCGACCTCATAGTATCCGGCGGCATTCGCAGCCCTCTGGACGCCGTCAAAGCCCTGGCCCTCGGCGGGCGGGCAGTCGCCATCGCCACCCCGGCCATCAGGTTGCTGCGGGAAAGAGGCCTGCGCGAAGCCGTCGCCTGGTTCGAATCGTTCCTTAGCGAGATCCGCCGCTACATGCTGCTAGTCGGGGCGGGGGAAATCGCCAACCTTGCGGACGTCCCGGTGGTTATAACCGGCAAGAGCAGGGAATGGCTAACCCAAAGAGGAATCGACACCACATGTTTTGCCCGCCGCACCCGGTGTTAG
- a CDS encoding DUF1614 domain-containing protein: MSLPVGMILLLVVGVLVYFGLAQRLLDRMRLTDKQALLFIGAIVVGSFVDIPLMRAPSELSVNLGGALIPAVFSLWLLATADETAERVRAIIASVLVAGAVMLGSLYLPYEPENMFLDPKLIYGIAAGLIAYIAGRSRRAAFIGGILGIILSDIAHFVTITRAGIPGTTAIGGAGAFDVVIIAGLVGVMVAELVGETRERLQGGPVLGPNRPEGLYEFSKELGHHGKHKKDKSLTASQKTEQQDGGEDRE; the protein is encoded by the coding sequence ATGAGTTTGCCGGTAGGAATGATACTGCTCCTCGTTGTCGGCGTGTTGGTCTATTTCGGTCTGGCCCAGCGCCTGCTCGACCGCATGCGGCTCACCGACAAGCAAGCCCTGCTCTTCATCGGCGCCATAGTAGTCGGCAGCTTCGTAGACATTCCACTGATGCGCGCCCCCTCCGAACTGAGCGTCAATCTTGGCGGCGCCCTGATCCCCGCGGTCTTCTCGCTCTGGCTGTTGGCAACCGCCGACGAAACGGCCGAAAGGGTGCGGGCGATAATTGCCAGTGTTCTCGTTGCCGGAGCGGTCATGCTTGGTTCCCTGTACCTTCCCTATGAGCCGGAAAATATGTTCCTTGACCCCAAACTAATCTACGGCATCGCCGCCGGCCTCATCGCCTACATTGCCGGCCGCTCCCGCCGCGCCGCGTTCATCGGCGGGATACTAGGCATAATCCTTAGCGACATCGCCCACTTCGTCACCATAACCCGCGCTGGTATTCCGGGCACCACCGCCATCGGCGGGGCAGGGGCGTTCGATGTCGTCATCATTGCCGGCCTTGTTGGCGTAATGGTGGCCGAACTGGTCGGCGAAACGCGCGAACGGCTGCAGGGCGGACCTGTTCTCGGCCCCAACCGCCCCGAAGGACTCTACGAATTCAGCAAAGAGCTGGGGCACCACGGCAAGCACAAGAAGGATAAATCGCTCACAGCTTCCCAAAAAACCGAACAGCAGGACGGGGGGGAAGACCGTGAATAG
- a CDS encoding stage II sporulation protein P, with protein MNRLVLVAAIVIGCLVMVPAQAHERNDGGYYTIVDELGRPVFMTGWKVNVGDQCLTTDNKRYEVTGISGDTAHAKFIGEVNLSAYAPSAPVRNHAFAVHLAPRVASAQGNKVAIYHTHSDESYVPTDGKESILGNGGIFKVGQAFGEALKAQGLQPIISNAKHDPHDNMAYERSRRTVADLLKQQPAAVFDVHRDALPAEGYATKINGQEMTKVQLVVGKYGPTGKQIEDYALKIKAAADQKHPGLIKGIFFAKGGDYNQDLHPRSMLLEVGSHTNSRAEAEKGIALFADAIPAVLGQTGGQPGTPAGATGLGTQQAGPSGASKSIGWIVALLVIGVIAFLFISTGGVKEAGAKLKRFTTTEFANFLGPKIGRKQRRDDRDDEGDDSR; from the coding sequence GTGAATAGGTTGGTACTCGTCGCGGCAATTGTTATCGGTTGCCTTGTCATGGTTCCCGCCCAGGCGCATGAGCGTAACGACGGCGGCTACTACACCATCGTCGACGAACTCGGAAGGCCTGTATTCATGACCGGCTGGAAAGTCAACGTCGGCGACCAGTGTCTTACTACTGACAACAAACGTTACGAAGTAACCGGCATCAGCGGCGACACCGCCCACGCCAAATTTATCGGCGAGGTCAACCTCAGCGCCTACGCGCCTTCCGCCCCCGTGCGCAACCATGCCTTCGCCGTCCATCTCGCCCCCAGGGTCGCCAGCGCCCAGGGCAATAAAGTCGCCATCTACCACACCCACTCCGACGAATCGTACGTCCCTACCGACGGCAAGGAAAGCATCCTCGGCAACGGCGGCATCTTCAAAGTGGGCCAGGCCTTCGGCGAAGCCCTCAAAGCCCAGGGCTTGCAACCCATCATCTCCAACGCAAAGCACGACCCGCATGACAACATGGCCTATGAGCGTTCCCGCCGCACCGTAGCCGATCTACTCAAACAACAGCCGGCGGCCGTCTTCGACGTCCACCGCGACGCCCTGCCAGCCGAAGGCTACGCCACCAAAATCAACGGCCAGGAGATGACAAAAGTTCAATTGGTCGTCGGCAAGTACGGGCCGACCGGCAAACAAATTGAAGATTACGCCCTCAAGATCAAGGCTGCCGCCGACCAGAAGCATCCCGGCCTGATCAAAGGCATATTCTTCGCCAAGGGCGGAGACTACAACCAGGATCTCCACCCGCGTTCCATGCTGCTTGAAGTTGGCTCCCACACCAACAGCCGTGCAGAGGCCGAGAAAGGCATCGCCCTGTTTGCCGACGCCATACCCGCCGTCTTGGGGCAGACAGGAGGGCAACCCGGTACGCCCGCCGGCGCCACCGGCCTGGGTACTCAGCAAGCCGGCCCTTCAGGCGCCAGTAAGTCGATCGGCTGGATCGTCGCCCTGCTTGTAATAGGCGTCATTGCCTTCCTGTTCATCAGCACCGGTGGCGTCAAAGAAGCCGGCGCAAAGCTTAAGCGCTTCACCACCACCGAATTCGCCAACTTCCTCGGACCGAAAATCGGGCGCAAACAGCGGCGGGACGACCGGGACGACGAAGGCGACGATTCCCGATGA